Proteins from a single region of Corylus avellana chromosome ca11, CavTom2PMs-1.0:
- the LOC132166320 gene encoding DNA-directed RNA polymerases II, IV and V subunit 11 has translation MNAPDRYERFVVPEGTKKVSYERDTKIINAASFTIEREDHTIGNILRMQLHRDPNVLFAGYKLPHPLQYKIIVRIHTTSQSSPMQAYNQAINDLDKELDHLKNVFEAEVTKHSREY, from the exons ATGAATGCTCCGGACCGTTACGAACGTTTCGTTGTCCCCGAAGGCACCAAAAA GGTGTCATACGAGAGGGACACGAAGATCATCAATGCGGCGTCGTTCACCATCGAGAGAGAGGACCACACCATCGGCAACATTCTTCGCAT GCAATTGCACAGAGACCCCAATGTTTTGTTCGCTGGTTACAAGCTCCCTCACCCACTTCAGTACAAAATTATTGTTAGG ATACACACCACTAGCCAGTCGTCGCCAATGCAGGCATATAACCAGGCTATCAATGATCTGGACAAGGAACTTGACCATTTGAAGAACGTTTTCGAG GCTGAGGTGACAAAGCACTCAAGGGAGTACTAA